Below is a genomic region from Dechloromonas denitrificans.
ATCCAGCAGGACGAGAAAATCGCCAGCCAATTGCTTGCCATCCAGTAAGCCAGGCTTTACAGCTAGGCGAACAACTAGATCACAGGCCGGCAGACTCGATTTTTGAACGCGAAACTGCTCCCGAATGATACGTTTGACTTTGTTACGGTCAACAGCACGTTTTAGGAGTTTTTTGCCAACGACAACACCAAGCCTGGCTTCCGTAAATTCGGCAGCTCTGGGTTGGTAGTGCAACATCAGCAGTTGTCCGCGAATCGCCCTCCTGAAACCAAAAACGGATGAGAACTCATCCGTTTTTGTCAGGCGATAGCGTCTGGCGAAGGTTTGTTCCACCTCGCCGAACGTCCGGTTTATACGGCCAGACGTGTGCGACCTTTGGCGCGGCGAGCAGCAATAACTGCACGACCACCCTTGGTGCGCATACGAACCAGGAAGCCATGGGTGCGCTTGCGGCGCACGACCGACGGTTGATACGTGCGTTTCATGTTGGTAATCCCTTGATGTGCTAAGAAAAACACGTGATTACACCGTGCTT
It encodes:
- the rnpA gene encoding ribonuclease P protein component, yielding MEQTFARRYRLTKTDEFSSVFGFRRAIRGQLLMLHYQPRAAEFTEARLGVVVGKKLLKRAVDRNKVKRIIREQFRVQKSSLPACDLVVRLAVKPGLLDGKQLAGDFLVLLDKLRRPRPKQDAR
- the rpmH gene encoding 50S ribosomal protein L34, translating into MKRTYQPSVVRRKRTHGFLVRMRTKGGRAVIAARRAKGRTRLAV